In the Alteromonas sp. M12 genome, one interval contains:
- a CDS encoding GntR family transcriptional regulator: MNTLPSDLVSFIFEKLQEKIINGSYESDQKLVISQIAKEFNMSIIPVREALAKLSTVGLVVFTPNHGYRVSPNLSQKEFVDLFYTRLIIDIAAIPSLISNVTPKDIEKLKQLNANMANNVYGSDHYEQFKKFMVLNAEFHRILILISRNKYLQKLYSELYIEMFISRHIINSDIGFEKLVHGHDKIISALESRDASALKQEYIDHLNEGVNLIFGYRSNIKLDSGVL; this comes from the coding sequence TTGAACACATTGCCCTCTGATCTAGTTAGTTTTATTTTTGAAAAATTACAAGAAAAAATTATAAACGGTTCCTATGAATCCGATCAAAAACTAGTAATTTCACAGATAGCAAAAGAATTTAATATGAGCATTATTCCAGTTAGGGAAGCGCTGGCTAAATTGAGTACTGTCGGCCTAGTGGTATTCACTCCTAATCATGGTTACCGTGTATCACCAAATCTATCTCAAAAGGAATTTGTGGATCTTTTTTATACTAGACTCATTATCGATATCGCTGCGATACCTAGCTTAATAAGTAACGTTACCCCTAAAGACATAGAAAAATTAAAACAATTAAATGCAAATATGGCCAATAATGTTTACGGTAGCGATCATTACGAGCAATTCAAAAAATTCATGGTATTGAACGCTGAATTTCATCGAATTTTAATCTTAATATCACGTAATAAGTATTTGCAAAAACTGTATTCTGAACTATACATAGAAATGTTTATTTCCCGCCATATTATTAACTCGGATATTGGTTTTGAAAAGTTGGTTCATGGTCATGATAAAATTATTAGCGCGTTGGAAAGTAGAGATGCTTCTGCTTTAAAACAAGAATATATAGATCATCTAAATGAAGGTGTTAATTTGATCTTTGGCTATAGATCTAACATCAAATTAGATTCAGGGGTTTTATAA
- a CDS encoding aromatic-ring-hydroxylating dioxygenase subunit beta, whose translation MMLSSKVDYDLLREVEQFLYREARLADDRQYNDWESLWTDDGIYWVPANGADIDPETEMSIIYDNRSRIALRVRQFYTGKRFIVEPPSNLRRLVSNIELLESEGEEIKVASNVIIFDSATRGDSVWACSNLHTLRRVEGELKMAFKKVVLVNNDKALNTISFLI comes from the coding sequence ATGATGCTGAGTTCGAAAGTTGATTATGATTTACTTCGAGAAGTAGAGCAATTTTTATATCGTGAGGCTCGTTTAGCTGATGACCGTCAATACAATGACTGGGAGTCTCTGTGGACCGACGACGGGATTTACTGGGTACCAGCCAATGGCGCAGACATTGATCCCGAAACAGAGATGTCAATTATTTACGACAATCGGTCTCGAATTGCGTTGCGAGTAAGACAATTCTATACAGGAAAACGGTTCATTGTTGAGCCCCCATCCAATCTACGCCGCTTAGTTTCAAACATTGAACTTTTGGAAAGCGAAGGAGAAGAAATTAAAGTGGCTAGCAATGTGATCATTTTTGATTCTGCCACTCGTGGCGACTCCGTTTGGGCCTGTAGCAATTTGCATACTTTACGACGTGTTGAAGGTGAGTTGAAAATGGCATTCAAAAAAGTCGTTTTGGTCAACAACGACAAAGCACTTAATACTATTTCGTTCTTAATTTAA
- a CDS encoding aromatic ring-hydroxylating dioxygenase subunit alpha, with protein MNEKNAASKWGELIHTDGVSGKLYNDPDIYQEELKKIWYTTWVYVGHESEVPNKNDFIMKSIGPEPVIMTRDRSGEINLLLNRCSHRGNQVCVKNKGNTKSFTCPYHSWTFATDGRLMGQAFPDGFKNADKTKLGLGRVTRVASYGGFVFGSFAETGPTLEEHLGGAKETIDRLLANSPSGEIEITAGYLQHRVAANWKLMVENETDGYHPGFVHASVFQAMDSRINELYGDKSTSLSRDYGNGHTEIDLRPEFRKRDEELSWFNTNASRLPDYVKQMQEKYGVEKAREIMIDGTPHVMIFPNLFIAEIQIFVIQPISESESIQHVTAIQFKGSPDINRRLRQQTMGSVGPAGFLLADDSEMYERNQLGLQAQQPAFTYNGRGDHRERLDDDGFLVGDSTDDLPSRGIWKHYKKMMEAQ; from the coding sequence ATGAATGAAAAAAACGCAGCGTCTAAATGGGGCGAGCTTATTCACACCGATGGAGTAAGTGGGAAGTTATACAACGACCCAGACATTTACCAAGAAGAGCTTAAAAAAATCTGGTACACCACTTGGGTATATGTTGGTCATGAAAGTGAAGTTCCAAATAAAAATGATTTCATAATGAAGTCTATTGGTCCGGAACCTGTGATTATGACCCGCGACCGTAGCGGCGAAATAAATTTATTATTAAATCGGTGTTCTCACAGAGGCAACCAAGTTTGCGTCAAGAACAAAGGAAACACCAAGTCCTTCACTTGTCCGTATCATTCTTGGACCTTTGCTACAGATGGTCGACTGATGGGACAAGCTTTCCCTGATGGATTCAAAAACGCAGATAAAACCAAGCTTGGCTTAGGGAGAGTAACTCGCGTTGCTAGTTATGGTGGTTTCGTGTTTGGTAGTTTTGCTGAAACTGGACCTACTCTAGAAGAACATTTGGGAGGGGCTAAAGAAACTATTGACCGTCTACTTGCCAACTCTCCTTCTGGCGAAATTGAAATTACAGCTGGTTACCTTCAACATAGAGTCGCAGCAAATTGGAAGTTGATGGTTGAAAATGAAACCGACGGTTATCACCCAGGGTTTGTCCATGCTTCAGTATTTCAGGCAATGGATAGCAGAATTAATGAACTTTATGGCGATAAGTCGACTTCATTGAGCCGTGACTATGGCAATGGACACACTGAGATTGATCTAAGACCTGAATTTCGTAAACGTGATGAAGAGCTTAGTTGGTTTAATACCAATGCAAGTCGTTTGCCGGATTATGTAAAGCAGATGCAAGAAAAATATGGCGTTGAAAAGGCGCGAGAGATCATGATAGACGGTACACCCCATGTAATGATTTTTCCTAATTTGTTTATTGCTGAAATACAGATATTTGTAATTCAACCAATTTCAGAAAGTGAAAGTATTCAACACGTTACGGCAATTCAGTTTAAAGGATCCCCAGATATTAATCGTCGCTTGCGTCAGCAAACAATGGGCTCGGTTGGACCTGCTGGTTTTTTACTTGCAGATGATTCTGAAATGTATGAACGCAATCAGCTTGGTCTACAGGCTCAACAGCCGGCATTTACATATAATGGCCGCGGTGATCACCGTGAACGGTTAGATGATGACGGATTTTTGGTCGGTGATTCAACTGATGATCTTCCTTCCCGCGGAATTTGGAAGCATTACAAAAAAATGATGGAGGCTCAATGA
- a CDS encoding TonB-dependent receptor → MIKSFNRLTFAVTIVTLSSVAPTAALAVKAENVEDALESNSEFEVITVSARKKGKGESAQKVPISLTGMSGEMIERRFVKDLTDVGNIAPNVKLTPVGSLPGTAGFFIRGMGVFSSIPSDESAVGVIVDGVYLGVNAGSLTNLFDTETVEILRGPQGTLFGRNVTGGAVVVSSRRPAAELDFKARVRIGTDGERSFDIATGNTLSDDVLGRVALGYQKNGDYFENVAGPNRGEATSRYIRPSVTFQVNEDLDITFIAEYSDFDGDGVVSRNVNSDLTGTLGDHQVISDLDSQAEYEINQLIADVDWRLGEGTLKFIGSWRSAEVGAELDADGTNLENFKVHSNDPWLINQEQTSLELRYYTPISDIAEMTVGGFYFSQDIDYSESRTINTPATPNFDIFQGAGGILDHYSWALFAQGDINITESLTISLGSRYTYEEKEADVASFGSCDDFGKNCNYDFSNKDDWSFISAYTGLNWSINKDLNAYSSWTRSFRSGGYNLRNTAPNSPGPYNEEQLDAYEIGFKTEWPEYAIRFNSSLFYNDYTDLQRTIQTSGSSGVIQTKLNAADATIKGIEIEFSILLFEGLRIDLSGGLLDAKYDRFEGGDVNFKLPNVPEKSGNISITYNTFIGEGELEGRWSTTYTDSQAGDVSNTAAIDLDEYTFSDASLAYILPSGNTRVSLYVKNITDKEYVNFALGGLNTYWGLSKPRQVGIEVSYQY, encoded by the coding sequence ATGATTAAGAGTTTTAACCGTTTAACATTTGCCGTCACTATAGTGACATTATCGAGCGTTGCACCAACAGCAGCCTTAGCAGTAAAAGCTGAAAATGTAGAAGACGCTTTAGAATCAAACTCGGAGTTTGAAGTGATTACCGTTTCAGCTAGGAAAAAGGGAAAAGGCGAATCCGCTCAAAAAGTACCCATTTCACTTACCGGAATGAGTGGAGAAATGATTGAGAGGAGGTTCGTAAAAGATTTAACCGACGTTGGAAATATCGCACCAAATGTAAAGTTAACACCTGTAGGTAGTCTGCCTGGTACCGCTGGCTTTTTTATCCGCGGAATGGGCGTGTTTAGCTCTATTCCTTCAGATGAATCAGCTGTAGGAGTCATCGTTGATGGTGTGTACTTAGGTGTCAATGCTGGCTCATTGACCAACCTTTTTGACACTGAAACAGTAGAAATATTGCGAGGACCGCAAGGTACTTTATTTGGCCGTAATGTCACTGGAGGCGCTGTTGTTGTATCAAGTCGTCGCCCAGCGGCAGAATTAGATTTTAAGGCTCGTGTACGTATAGGAACTGATGGTGAAAGAAGTTTCGATATCGCAACTGGAAATACTCTAAGCGATGACGTACTAGGACGTGTTGCTTTAGGGTATCAAAAGAACGGAGACTACTTTGAGAATGTCGCCGGCCCCAATAGAGGTGAAGCCACGAGTCGTTATATCCGTCCAAGTGTTACGTTTCAGGTTAACGAAGATTTAGATATTACTTTCATTGCTGAATATTCCGATTTCGATGGGGATGGGGTGGTTAGTCGTAATGTCAACTCAGATCTCACCGGAACCCTTGGTGATCATCAGGTAATTTCAGATCTTGATTCTCAGGCTGAATATGAGATTAATCAATTGATTGCTGATGTGGACTGGAGACTTGGAGAGGGAACACTTAAGTTTATTGGTTCTTGGCGAAGTGCTGAAGTTGGAGCTGAATTAGATGCTGATGGGACGAATCTAGAAAATTTTAAAGTGCACTCAAACGATCCATGGTTAATTAATCAAGAACAGACCAGTTTAGAGTTGCGCTATTACACACCTATCAGTGATATTGCAGAAATGACAGTGGGCGGATTTTATTTTAGTCAAGACATAGATTATTCAGAATCTAGAACAATTAATACGCCCGCCACACCTAATTTTGACATCTTTCAAGGCGCTGGAGGTATTCTCGATCATTATTCATGGGCTTTATTCGCGCAAGGAGATATCAATATAACCGAATCGTTGACGATCAGCTTAGGGTCTCGTTATACCTATGAAGAAAAAGAAGCAGACGTGGCAAGTTTTGGTTCTTGTGACGACTTTGGTAAAAATTGTAATTATGATTTTAGTAATAAAGATGATTGGAGCTTTATCAGTGCTTACACTGGACTTAATTGGTCAATTAATAAAGATTTAAATGCCTACTCCAGTTGGACTCGAAGTTTTCGAAGTGGTGGATATAACCTCAGAAATACGGCTCCTAATAGTCCTGGACCTTATAACGAGGAACAACTTGATGCTTATGAAATTGGCTTTAAGACGGAATGGCCTGAATATGCTATCCGCTTTAATTCATCGCTATTTTATAATGACTACACAGATCTTCAGCGAACGATTCAAACTTCAGGAAGTTCTGGCGTAATTCAGACCAAGTTAAATGCTGCAGACGCAACGATCAAAGGGATAGAAATAGAGTTTTCGATACTATTGTTTGAGGGATTACGCATTGACCTTTCTGGAGGTTTACTTGATGCCAAATATGACCGCTTCGAAGGCGGAGATGTCAATTTTAAACTCCCCAATGTCCCAGAAAAAAGTGGAAATATCTCAATTACTTATAACACTTTCATTGGTGAAGGCGAACTAGAGGGTAGGTGGTCTACTACATACACAGATAGTCAAGCAGGAGATGTTTCTAACACCGCAGCTATAGACTTAGATGAATATACGTTTAGTGATGCATCTTTGGCTTACATATTACCCAGTGGCAATACTCGAGTTTCACTATACGTTAAAAATATTACAGACAAAGAGTACGTTAACTTTGCTTTAGGAGGCTTAAATACTTATTGGGGGCTGTCTAAACCTAGACAAGTAGGAATTGAAGTGAGTTATCAATACTAG
- a CDS encoding AMP-binding protein, with the protein MLVRDLIRRNAANKPKSVAYICGNRRANFGQMDSRSDKAAAAMAGLGLSAGEATGILAPESIEVYEHFYACFKMGAIRTGLNRRFSSSELIHVVKDAGVRLILAHSDCQDLLLSVADQLAELGVKLIGYGGPHNLTYDYEHLLSETTEKYCSPAVDADSPAIYTYTSGTTGNPKGVVISDKAVRTVIEGAPASFGFSSDDIFYCPLANAWAAVVANLLGLCNGMTTAIPDKEYETKCFIEEVKSLKVTIFLLAPTMLQWLLDALAESDSDMDSVRMVMYGSAPASPKLIEAVSKRFKCGLLQAYGVSETCAGWITNLTPRDHKKGLEEKPKLLQSAGRAPSYFDLSIRDENGIEVSQGEIGEVWVRSDCIMNGYLNLPEQTKEVLKEDGWLITNDMGMQDEEGYLYLKDRRKFMIVTGGINVFPAHVEAVISSHESIAEIAVVGVPHKVWGEAVVAVIYPRPGFEGVTQYELLEYCKDKLGKVMMPKYIHLVSEPLPKSVNLKIQKHLIQDWFVQDPSLLPATF; encoded by the coding sequence ATGCTAGTAAGAGACTTAATTAGGCGCAATGCGGCGAACAAACCGAAGAGTGTGGCATACATTTGTGGAAATCGTCGAGCTAATTTTGGTCAAATGGATAGCCGTTCAGATAAAGCAGCGGCAGCCATGGCTGGATTGGGACTGAGCGCGGGAGAAGCCACAGGTATTTTAGCACCAGAGAGCATCGAAGTTTATGAACACTTTTACGCCTGTTTTAAAATGGGCGCAATTCGGACGGGGTTGAATCGTCGTTTTAGTAGTAGTGAATTAATTCATGTGGTTAAAGATGCGGGAGTAAGATTGATTCTAGCACATTCAGACTGTCAGGATTTATTACTAAGTGTGGCAGACCAACTGGCTGAATTGGGGGTGAAATTAATAGGTTATGGTGGTCCTCATAATCTAACTTATGATTATGAGCATTTATTATCTGAAACGACAGAAAAGTATTGCTCACCAGCTGTTGATGCGGATTCACCGGCCATATATACCTATACATCGGGCACAACGGGCAATCCTAAAGGTGTAGTGATATCAGACAAGGCAGTACGAACAGTTATTGAAGGAGCACCGGCCAGCTTTGGGTTTTCGTCAGATGATATATTTTATTGCCCACTTGCAAATGCGTGGGCGGCGGTGGTGGCAAACTTATTAGGTCTTTGCAATGGGATGACTACGGCAATTCCTGATAAAGAATATGAGACAAAATGCTTCATTGAAGAGGTTAAATCATTAAAAGTCACCATATTCTTGCTAGCGCCGACGATGCTTCAATGGTTATTGGATGCATTGGCAGAGAGTGACAGCGATATGGACAGTGTAAGAATGGTTATGTACGGTTCTGCACCGGCGTCACCTAAACTAATTGAAGCAGTATCGAAGCGATTCAAATGTGGTTTGTTGCAGGCGTATGGTGTTTCGGAGACCTGTGCGGGATGGATAACAAATTTAACACCAAGGGATCACAAAAAAGGATTGGAGGAGAAGCCAAAACTTTTGCAGTCAGCAGGTCGTGCGCCGTCATATTTTGATTTGTCGATACGGGATGAAAATGGTATTGAAGTGTCTCAGGGCGAAATAGGGGAAGTATGGGTTCGCAGCGATTGCATCATGAATGGTTACTTGAACCTACCAGAACAAACAAAAGAAGTACTTAAAGAAGATGGTTGGTTGATCACCAATGATATGGGTATGCAGGATGAAGAAGGTTATTTGTATCTAAAAGATCGCCGCAAATTTATGATAGTTACAGGGGGGATCAACGTGTTTCCTGCCCATGTTGAAGCGGTCATTTCGAGTCACGAAAGCATCGCAGAAATAGCTGTGGTGGGAGTCCCACACAAGGTTTGGGGAGAAGCTGTGGTAGCGGTAATTTATCCGCGTCCCGGTTTTGAGGGAGTGACTCAATACGAGTTGTTAGAATATTGCAAAGATAAATTGGGCAAAGTCATGATGCCTAAGTACATCCACCTAGTCAGCGAACCGTTGCCGAAATCAGTTAATTTAAAGATACAAAAACACTTAATACAAGATTGGTTTGTACAAGACCCTAGTTTGTTGCCGGCTACTTTTTAA
- a CDS encoding CaiB/BaiF CoA-transferase family protein, with translation MGPLQGVRVIELVGLGPGPFVGMMLADMGAEVIAVDRISKSEAPQLKVDIHRRGKKSIILDLKQSRDKDILLMLCKSADAIFEGFRPGVAEKLGIGPDICMAVNPKLVYGRMTGWGQDGPLANVAGHDINYIALTGALHAIGFDGELPTPPLNLVGDYAGGMFLAFGMVCAILNARQTGNGQIVDAAMVDGVNTLMSLFHSLHASDMWRKERSSNFLDGGAPYYRVYKTSDDKYVSLGAIEKQFMRIFIEKAKLPDAVLEAHQDPKKWPIVSDILTKTFLTKTQKQWCDLLEGTDACFAPVLPFWEAAEHPANSKRQGFMTLDGVVQPSPAPRFSNTPCKVDLMLKKPGQHSKSILRSLGFDDSFINAFLKHSQS, from the coding sequence ATGGGGCCGTTGCAAGGTGTTCGTGTCATTGAACTTGTCGGGCTGGGTCCTGGCCCATTTGTAGGCATGATGTTAGCTGATATGGGAGCTGAAGTGATTGCCGTTGACCGTATTTCTAAATCGGAAGCTCCACAATTGAAAGTGGATATCCACCGACGGGGTAAAAAATCGATTATATTAGACTTAAAGCAAAGCAGGGATAAAGACATATTATTAATGCTTTGCAAAAGCGCAGATGCCATCTTTGAGGGCTTCCGACCTGGAGTAGCAGAAAAACTTGGGATAGGCCCCGATATTTGTATGGCCGTTAATCCTAAACTGGTTTACGGCAGAATGACCGGTTGGGGGCAAGATGGCCCACTTGCAAATGTCGCAGGTCATGACATCAACTACATTGCTTTAACAGGGGCCTTACACGCAATTGGTTTTGATGGGGAATTACCTACACCTCCATTGAATTTGGTTGGTGACTATGCAGGTGGAATGTTTTTAGCATTTGGAATGGTTTGTGCAATTCTTAATGCCCGTCAGACCGGAAATGGGCAAATTGTTGATGCTGCGATGGTAGACGGGGTTAATACCTTAATGAGTCTCTTTCACTCGTTGCACGCTAGTGATATGTGGCGAAAAGAGCGAAGCAGTAACTTTCTAGATGGCGGTGCTCCTTATTACCGAGTGTATAAGACTAGCGATGACAAATACGTTTCTTTAGGTGCTATAGAAAAGCAATTTATGCGTATCTTTATTGAGAAAGCTAAACTTCCCGATGCTGTCTTGGAAGCCCACCAAGATCCTAAAAAATGGCCCATTGTCAGTGATATATTAACTAAGACTTTTCTAACCAAAACTCAAAAGCAATGGTGCGATTTGTTAGAAGGGACGGATGCTTGCTTTGCGCCTGTTTTACCTTTTTGGGAGGCTGCTGAACACCCTGCAAATTCCAAACGCCAGGGGTTCATGACCTTAGATGGTGTTGTGCAACCATCACCCGCACCTCGCTTTTCAAATACACCCTGCAAGGTTGATTTAATGCTGAAGAAACCAGGACAGCATAGTAAGAGTATATTGCGTTCTTTGGGTTTCGACGACAGTTTTATCAACGCATTTTTGAAGCATTCTCAGAGTTGA
- a CDS encoding SDR family oxidoreductase, which translates to MSSQQNTHSAKRAFVTGGSKGIGAAIVRALCLKGYNVVFAARDEESAKALCAETGATSVIFDLMNLQETHDTVCKYGPFDILVNNAGMDQHAFFTKTTIEDWRYLLTINLEAVFATTHAALPSMQEKGFGRIINISSEAGRMGSRGGSIYAAAKGGVHAFTKSIARENGRKGITANVIAPGPIDTPLLQKAVANGGNKLLDAMTGATLLGRLGTPEEVAAAVVFLASDEAGFITGEVLGVSGGMGIG; encoded by the coding sequence ATGAGTTCACAACAAAATACACATAGTGCAAAGCGTGCCTTCGTAACCGGAGGTTCAAAAGGGATTGGCGCTGCTATAGTGCGCGCCTTGTGTCTTAAAGGTTACAATGTAGTATTTGCAGCTCGAGATGAAGAATCAGCTAAAGCATTATGTGCTGAAACCGGAGCTACCTCAGTTATTTTTGACCTGATGAATCTTCAAGAAACCCATGATACAGTTTGTAAATACGGGCCATTTGATATCCTTGTAAATAATGCAGGAATGGACCAACACGCATTTTTTACAAAAACAACTATTGAAGATTGGCGTTACCTTTTGACGATAAACCTAGAAGCAGTGTTTGCAACCACACATGCAGCGCTGCCTTCCATGCAAGAAAAAGGCTTCGGTCGGATCATAAATATTTCATCAGAGGCTGGCCGTATGGGGTCTCGTGGCGGATCTATCTATGCCGCAGCTAAAGGTGGCGTGCATGCTTTTACGAAATCTATTGCAAGAGAAAACGGTCGTAAAGGGATTACCGCTAACGTTATTGCTCCCGGCCCGATAGACACCCCTTTACTACAAAAAGCTGTGGCCAATGGCGGAAATAAATTGCTGGATGCAATGACTGGCGCAACCCTGTTGGGGAGACTTGGCACACCCGAAGAAGTAGCCGCTGCGGTTGTATTTCTAGCTTCAGATGAAGCAGGATTTATTACTGGTGAAGTACTAGGTGTATCAGGTGGGATGGGGATTGGTTAA
- a CDS encoding enoyl-CoA hydratase-related protein — translation MTKSVNIEELINSGPILLSIQDGIAHLKLNRPDDSNGLNVEILKAMYDAVMQCHGDPRVKVLVLSGAGRHFCAGGDVKVFASKGEKLPDYLREATSYLQIIVSALMRLNAPVIASVHGFAAGGGGFGFVCAADMVVAAESSKFLAGATRVGMAPDAGLSVTLQNLVGFRKAMDILLTNPVISASEAMGMGLVSRVVADEELQVATQELAEQLANSAPLALSETKRLLWNGMGSRVETCLADESRTVSALSGTEDSREGLAAVIEKRTPNFIGK, via the coding sequence ATGACTAAATCAGTGAATATTGAAGAATTAATTAACTCAGGACCGATTTTATTGAGCATCCAAGATGGTATCGCACATTTGAAACTCAATCGTCCCGATGATTCGAATGGTTTGAATGTAGAAATTCTCAAAGCAATGTACGATGCAGTAATGCAGTGCCACGGTGATCCGCGGGTAAAAGTTTTAGTATTGAGTGGTGCAGGCCGACACTTTTGTGCCGGTGGAGACGTAAAAGTTTTTGCATCAAAAGGGGAAAAGCTACCTGATTATTTGCGGGAAGCTACCTCTTATTTACAGATAATAGTTTCTGCTCTTATGCGTCTTAACGCACCTGTGATTGCCTCAGTACATGGTTTTGCTGCCGGTGGAGGTGGTTTTGGTTTTGTATGTGCAGCCGATATGGTTGTGGCTGCCGAATCGTCTAAGTTTTTAGCCGGCGCAACGCGAGTTGGTATGGCACCAGATGCAGGCCTGTCGGTTACATTGCAAAATTTAGTAGGCTTTAGAAAAGCCATGGATATTCTATTAACTAATCCTGTCATATCTGCATCAGAAGCAATGGGTATGGGGCTTGTGAGCCGGGTAGTTGCAGATGAAGAATTGCAAGTTGCTACACAAGAATTAGCTGAACAACTTGCTAATAGTGCCCCTTTGGCATTATCAGAAACCAAACGTTTACTATGGAATGGTATGGGTTCACGAGTAGAAACCTGTCTAGCAGACGAATCACGCACAGTATCGGCGTTATCAGGCACTGAGGATTCTAGAGAGGGATTGGCTGCAGTCATCGAAAAACGCACTCCAAACTTCATTGGTAAATAA
- a CDS encoding DUF3336 domain-containing protein: protein MLLDTKNSVNEKMKQAKNYNDWKKAALKKDETSRLNLWRSKDQTSLYDYKAIRVRLERLRIFRRIGDNHGLLFTLNEGIHGNMAGIGNEALYKVANVGTKTLIEDYINEIASSLIYLASSEVKDISYREKSEFFERASQCFGKTALMLSGAGTLLYFHLGVVKSLWEQNLLPNIISGSSGGALVASLVATHSHNALERIFDTEYLKLEAEREESLFQKLSFFSSDNMASEEIVKHLKRLIPDITFHEAYELTGIHLNISIAPAEQHQNSRLLNAIASPNVLIREAILASCAAPGFFPSVTLAAKNEKGEKQAYLPTRKWVDGSLSEDLPIKKVARLYGVNHYIVSQTNPLALPFISETGKRNSLTNIFKDTFKKTAKDWSLAGEKVLQKPLRSNDFLSKALRTYSSLASQIYLGNINILPHKKLYNPFRFLSHRSKDEILELINNGEKSSWPKIEAIKLQTMISRTLEMINRDYNK, encoded by the coding sequence ATGCTTTTAGACACTAAAAACAGTGTTAATGAAAAAATGAAACAAGCGAAAAATTACAATGATTGGAAAAAGGCCGCTCTCAAAAAAGATGAAACAAGCCGACTTAATCTTTGGAGAAGCAAAGATCAGACTAGTTTATATGACTACAAAGCCATACGCGTTCGTTTAGAAAGGTTACGGATATTTAGACGTATTGGAGATAATCACGGTCTTTTATTTACGTTGAATGAGGGTATTCACGGTAATATGGCCGGCATAGGAAATGAGGCCCTATATAAAGTAGCTAATGTTGGCACTAAAACGTTAATTGAAGATTATATTAATGAGATTGCAAGTTCGTTAATTTACTTAGCTAGCTCAGAAGTGAAAGACATATCTTACCGAGAGAAATCCGAATTTTTTGAGCGCGCAAGTCAATGCTTCGGTAAAACTGCATTAATGCTAAGTGGCGCTGGGACTTTATTGTACTTCCATCTAGGGGTTGTTAAGTCTCTGTGGGAGCAGAACTTGCTCCCAAATATAATTTCTGGATCCAGCGGGGGAGCACTGGTTGCATCTTTAGTTGCTACCCATTCTCACAATGCTCTTGAGAGGATATTTGACACAGAATATTTAAAATTAGAAGCAGAACGTGAAGAAAGTTTATTTCAGAAGCTGTCATTTTTCAGTTCAGATAATATGGCTTCTGAAGAAATAGTTAAGCATTTAAAGCGCTTAATTCCAGACATTACCTTTCATGAAGCCTATGAACTTACTGGTATACATCTAAATATCTCTATTGCACCCGCAGAGCAGCATCAGAATTCTAGATTATTGAATGCTATCGCCTCTCCCAATGTACTTATTCGTGAGGCAATATTAGCTTCTTGTGCAGCACCTGGATTTTTTCCATCAGTGACATTAGCGGCCAAAAATGAAAAAGGCGAAAAGCAAGCATATCTGCCGACTCGCAAGTGGGTTGATGGGTCATTGAGCGAGGATTTGCCAATCAAAAAGGTGGCAAGATTATACGGTGTAAATCATTATATAGTGAGCCAAACAAACCCTTTAGCATTGCCTTTTATCAGTGAGACTGGGAAGCGAAATAGCTTAACCAATATTTTCAAAGATACATTCAAAAAAACCGCGAAGGACTGGAGTTTAGCAGGCGAAAAAGTGTTACAAAAGCCTCTGCGTTCTAATGACTTCCTATCCAAAGCATTGAGAACTTATTCATCATTGGCTTCTCAAATTTATCTAGGCAACATTAACATTCTACCTCACAAAAAGTTGTATAACCCGTTTAGATTCCTATCACATAGAAGCAAAGATGAAATCCTAGAACTTATAAATAACGGCGAAAAATCCTCATGGCCAAAAATTGAAGCAATAAAGTTACAGACTATGATTAGCCGCACTCTAGAAATGATTAATCGAGACTACAATAAGTAA